In Pyrus communis chromosome 8, drPyrComm1.1, whole genome shotgun sequence, one genomic interval encodes:
- the LOC137743051 gene encoding auxin-responsive protein SAUR50-like produces MAKSRTTSTCKKNKSTVKLKIVVEKLRRSLSLGRSKSSNYSDGDSTTVPEDVKEGHFAVIAVEGDEPKRFVVALSYLTHSTFLKLLEQAAEEYGFVHEGALSIPCQSSELEKILDDRQWQEEERGSSSDVNWESKFIHRQRQRSFDIV; encoded by the exons ATGGCCAAGTCTAGAACCACAAGTACTTGCAAGAAGAATAAGAGCACTGTGAAGCTCAAAATTGTAGTGGAAAAGCTACGAAGAAGTCTATCTTTGGGAAGATCAAAATCGTCAAATTATTCCGATGGCGACTCAACGACTGTGCCAGAAGATGTTAAGGAGGGCCACTTTGCTGTGATTGCGGTGGAAGGAGATGAACCAAAGAGATTTGTGGTGGCATTGAGTTACTTGACACACTCAACTTTCTTGAAGCTATTGGAGCAAGCAGCTGAGGAGTATGGTTTTGTTCACGAAGGTGCCTTATCCATTCCTTGCCAGTCAAGCGAGCTCGAGAAGATATTAGACGATCGGCAATGGCAGGAGGAAGAAAGAGGCTCATCTAGTGATGTTAACTGGG AGAGTAAATTTATCCATCGGCAGAGGCAGAGGAGTTTTGACATTGTTTAA